The Terriglobia bacterium genome has a window encoding:
- the mscL gene encoding large conductance mechanosensitive channel protein MscL — MMKGFRQFMLRGNVVDLAVGVVIGVAFGAVVNSFVKDILTPFIAATVGKPNFDYLVLEINGAKITYGSFLNALISFLLIAAAVYFFVVLPVNAIMARAKKEPPADPTSKKCPECLSEIPIDARKCAHCCSPC; from the coding sequence ATGATGAAAGGCTTCAGGCAATTCATGCTTCGCGGTAATGTCGTGGACCTGGCCGTCGGCGTAGTGATCGGAGTGGCATTCGGAGCGGTAGTCAACTCCTTCGTAAAAGACATTCTGACACCGTTTATCGCCGCGACGGTCGGGAAACCAAACTTCGATTACCTGGTGCTGGAGATTAATGGCGCCAAAATCACGTACGGCAGTTTCCTGAATGCGCTGATCTCGTTCCTGCTGATCGCGGCGGCGGTGTATTTCTTCGTGGTGCTTCCGGTGAACGCGATCATGGCACGGGCGAAGAAGGAACCGCCCGCGGACCCGACCTCGAAGAAGTGCCCGGAGTGCCTCAGCGAAATCCCGATCGACGCCCGCAAGTGTGCCCACTGCTGCTCACCGTGCTGA